One Xyrauchen texanus isolate HMW12.3.18 chromosome 34, RBS_HiC_50CHRs, whole genome shotgun sequence genomic window carries:
- the lmbrd2b gene encoding G-protein coupled receptor-associated protein LMBRD2B, which translates to MSEAALGIEIVGVFFLALFLLHRYGDFRKQQRMVLFGTLLAWYLCFLIVFILPLDVSTTIYKQCLIDHEVHAQTPSVSPVTSNQTTGNTSVSPSKSTPRVCYKPWSYIPNGIMPVFWRVVYWTSQCLTWLLLPFMQSYARSGGFSIMGKIKTALIENAIYYGTYLFIFGSLLIYVAVHPQWHLSWYELQTIGITAANTWGLFLLVLLLGYGLVEIPRSYWEASRQGHLLIKTYFKVAKLMTEKADAEENLEDVMEEVRKINESIKYNHPLRKNVDTILRKCPVEYQEKMGRNMDDYEDFDDKQNTYPSERSLSKLHKQVIYAVQRNNRTRVQWQILLDQAFHLEDVAKNETSSSRQFVHSFASPEPVGWFRRYIYTLTVEWYWECLLKQWFFRVLAVVLALFSVAVVWSECTFFSTHPVLSLFAVFIQLAERDYNYLYIEMACFITIFFLCTCVYSTVFRIRVFNYYYLASHHQTDAYSLQFSGMLFCRLTPPLCLNFLGLIHMDSAISHQAKEQTAYTSIMGSMRVLSFIANGFYIYYPMLIVILCIATYFSLGTRCLNLLGFQQFMGDNEITSDLIDEGRELLRRERRKRQRIEDGENRRREWKERYSQRDDIASRNQTSMSEMKETNYAETLNSNTNRQAKYSRSGSQSGRDSIELLQDAETLDFNPETLTDDPLESGSGRHASGRYLSMSSSRSRIFDDV; encoded by the exons ATGAGTGAGGCAGCGCTGGGAATAGAGATTGTGGGGGTCTTTTTCCTGGCTCTGTTCCTCCTGCATCGCTATGGCGACTTCAGAAAGCAGCAGCGCATGGTTCTTTTTGGCACACTGCTGGCTTGGTATTTGTGCTTTCTCATCGTCTTCATTCTTCCCCTGGATGTCAGCACG ACAATCTACAAACAGTGCTTAATTGATCATGAAGTACATGCTCAGACACCCTCTGTGAGCCCTGTCACTTCAAACCAGACAACTGGAAATACCTCTGTATCACCCAGTAAAAG CACCCCACGTGTGTGCTATAAACCATGGAGTTACATTCCAAATGGCATCATGCCAGTGTTCTGGAGGGTTGTGTACTGGACCTCACAATGTCTTACTTG GCTTCTCCTGCCATTCATGCAGTCCTATGCTCGCTCTGGGGGGTTTTCCATCATGGGGAAAATCAAGACGGCCCTCATTGAGAATGCCATCTATTATGGCACATACCTTTTCATCTTTGGCTCGCTTCTCATTTATGTAGCTGTGCATCCTCAGTGGCATCTTTCCTG GTATGAGCTGCAGACCATCGGTATCACTGCGGCCAACACATGGGGTCTATTTCTTTTAGTGTTGCTGTTGGGTTATGGCCTGGTTGAGATCCCCCGGTCGTACTGGGAGGCCTCACGCCAGGGTCACCTTCTCATCAAGACTTATTTCAAAGTGGCCAAGCTCATGACCGAGAAGGCGGATGCAGAGGAGAATCTGGAGGATGTGATGGAG GAGGTAAGAAAAATCAATGAGTCGATCAAATACAACCATCCTTTGAGGAAGAATGTAGACACTATTCTGCGAAAG TGCCCTGTTGAATATCAAGAAAAGATGGGAAGGAACATGGATGACTATGAGGATTTTGATGATAAGCAAAACACATACCCCTCTGAAAGAAGCCTTTCAAAACTACACAAGCAG GTGATCTACGCTGTTCAGAGAAACAATCGCACACGTGTTCAGTGGCAGATCTTGCTGGATCAGGCTTTTCACTTGGAGGACGTTGCCAAGAATGAAACCAGCTCCTCTCGGCAGTTTGTTCACAGCTTTGCTTCTCCAGAACCTGTAGGCTGGTTCAGACGCTACATCTATACCCTTACAGTAG AGTGGTACTGGGAGTGTTTGCTGAAACAGTGGTTTTTCCGTGTGCTGGCTGTGGTTCTGGCTCTCTTTTCTGTGGCTGTGGTTTGGTCGGAGTGCACCTTTTTCAGTACTCACCCCGTTCTTTCGCTCTTTGCTGTGTTTATTCAGCTTGCTGAGAGAGATTATAACTACCTGTACATTGAG ATGGCGTGCTTCATCACCATCTTTTTCCTCTGCACCTGCGTCTACTCAACTGTGTTCCGCATCAGAGTCTTCAACTACTACTACCTAGCTTCACATCACCAAACTGACGCTTACAGCCTTCAGTTCAGCGGCAT GCTTTTCTGCCGCTTGACTCCCCCTCTTTGTCTAAACTTCCTGGGATTGATTCACATGGATTCTGCCATATCTCACCAGGCAAAGGAGCAAACTGCATATACCTCT ATCATGGGATCCATGCGGGTGCTGTCCTTCATTGCTAACGGCTTCTACATCTATTACCCAATGCTGATAGTCATCCTCTGCATCGCTACATATTTCAG TCTCGGCACACGTTGCCTGAACCTCTTGGGCTTCCAGCAGTTCATGGGAGACAATGAAATTACCTCTGACCTGATTGATGAGGGCAGGGAGCTCCTGCGCAGAG AAAGAAGAAAACGTCAAAGAATAGAAGATGGGGAGAACAGGCGAAGA GAGTGGAAAGAGCGTTATTCTCAGCGAGATGATATTGCTTCTAGAAACCAGACGTCGATGTCCGAGATGAAGGAAACCAACTATGCCGAAACTCTGAATTCAAACACAAACCGGC AGGCCAAGTACTCTCGTAGTGGAAGCCAGTCAGGAAGGGACAGCATTGAGCTACTACAAGATGCTGAGACCTTGGACTTTAACCCTGAAACACTAACTGATGACCCTTTGGAATCCGGCAGTGGGAG ACATGCCAGTGGAAGGTATCTCTCAATGTCATCTTCTCGAAGCCGTATCTTTGATGATGTTTAA
- the capslb gene encoding calcyphosine-like b isoform X2 yields the protein MAGTSRHDREMAIDAKKKLVDCSDPIERLRLQCLSRGSAGIKGLGRTFRIMDDDNSRTLDMKEFLKGLNDYGVLIEKEEAMKLFQLFDRDGSGLIDFDEFLSTLRPPMSIARKEVVLQAFKKLDKTGDGVITVEDLRGVYSAKNHPKYQNGEWSEEQVFRKFLDSFDSPDDKDGKVTKEEFMNYYSGVSASIDTDVYFIVMMKNAWKLD from the exons ATGGCAGGGACATCGCGGCATGACCGAGAAATGGCAATCGATGCCAAAAAGAAACTGGTGGATTGTTCAGACCCCATTGAGCGCCTGAGGCTGCAGTGTTTGTCACGAGGATCAGCAGGAATAAAAGGACTGGGCAG GACTTTCAGGATCATGGACGATGACAACAGTCGCACACTTGACATGAAAGAATTTCTAAAAGGCCTGAATGACTATGGTGTGCTCATTGAGAAAGAGGAGGCAATGAAACTTTTTCAGCTATTTGACAGGGATGGCAGTGGACTCATTGATTTTGACGAGTTTCTTAGCACTCTAAGG CCACCAATGTCTATTGCTAGAAAGGAGGTGGTGTTACAAGCATTTAAAAAGCTGGATAAGACAGGAGATGGTGTGATTACAGTTGAGGATCTGAGAGGAGTATACAGTGCTAAAAATCACCCCAAATATCAGAATGGTGAATGGAGCGAAGAGCAAGTATTCCGCAAATTCCTGGACAGTTTTGACTCTCCAGATGACAAGGATGGGAAG GTCACAAAAGAGGAGTTTATGAATTACTACTCCGGTGTGAGTGCCTCCATTGACACAGACGTCTACTTTATAGTAATGATGAAAAATGCATGGAAGCTTGACTAA